The sequence below is a genomic window from Desulfobulbus oligotrophicus.
TTGTTTGACATATTCTGCGCCTTGAACGGTGCTACGCGAAGACCCCGATTGACCAGAATCCGGCACAGGGCAGTGGTGACAATCGATTTCCCCACATCTGATCCGGTTCCCAGCACTGCCAGACAGGCTGCTTGCTTTTTCATAGTTCCTCTCCCGGGTGCCCGTCAAAGTGGAGGCAGTGCATGAAGCCTCATAAAGACGCCCGCTGCTCCTGGTTACACTTCAATACCTTTGCGAACCTGCACACCCTGGTCATAGTAGTGTTTGACCGCACGCATGTCTGTCACAAGATCAGCCTGCGCCATCACCGCCTCCGGTGCACCGCGGCCGGTGAGAACCAGCTCCACCGACTCCGGCCGCTCGGCAATGAGATCAAGCAGATCCTGCTCACCAAGAAGCCCCAGGGCACAGGCCACATTGATCTCATCGGCAACAACCAGGTCGTACTTTTTTGAGCGCAGCACTGCCTTCAGCGTTGCAAGACCGGCACGGGCAGCCTCGATATCGGCCTCCTCCGGCGTCGTGACCAGCATGCATCCCCTGCCAAACTGTTCAACAGTGATGAGATCAGCAAGACGGGTCAGGATGTTCAGTTCGCTGTACGCAGCGTTCTTGATAAACTGTCCGATATACACACGCAGTCCGGCCCCCGCGGCCCGTAACGCCAGACCGAGGGCAGCGGTGGTTTTACCTTTGCCGTCACCTGTATAAATCTGCACATAACCCTGCATTTCTCTTTACTCCCATTGTCTTTCCAGGTGGTCTCATAAAAAATCGTAACTCTTCAGTCAACAGCTTTTCATGCCCCGGTACACACCTGTCACGATAAAGAAGAGGTGCCAGACAGTTCCAAAGCAAACAGACCCCCCAGACGGTCACGCCTCTTTCCCTGCTGCCTGCGTTTTGCAATTAAACAACCGGGCAATACACTCCATTTTTCCGGCACATTCACCGGCTGTGTTTCCTTATATCCTGTTTTTATTAAAAAAACGACAAAACGAAAACCACCATTTTTTTTCTTCATCTTCCCTCCCTTCTGAAAGCATGGAATGAAAAGGAGTTAAAGACAGCCGGTGTCTGCTAAACTAAAAATAGAGTATTATTGAGCTAAAACGAGGAAAATGGAGCTCTGCCGGGATCCTGATTTGTTGACAAATTGTTAACAAACTGCTGGTTAACAGCACAACCACTTGATTTAACTGTATATAAGTAAATATTTTCTAATTTTAACGCTGTCAGTGCAGGTTATGCATCGCAGGTCTTGGAAAGTCTGATCCCGGCCAGATCTTTTCATATCAACAGAACCGACTCATTTTGAAGATAAAATCGGGACAAATCGCTTTTGACCGGCAATCGGTTTTTCAGTAGATCAGAGACCATTCAAGAAATTGGAAATGTCTGGCAAGGTATCTTATCTCAAAAGGAAGAGCTTTCTATGATGTGGAATACGATCAAAAAATCCCTGCACGGTCTTTTATCGGAGAGTGAGTTGAACTTATGGATCAGCCCGATTCAATGTCAACCTCTGGAAGGAGATATCCTTACCCTCACCGGACCGGATCGTTTTTTCTGCGCCTGGGTCGAAGATCGGTATCTGGAGCAAATCCGCCGTGTCGCCCGGGAGGTCGGTCAGTTCAGTGATGTCCGTCTCCTCGTTGCCGACCCGCAAACCCAGCATTTTGAGAACAATAAAAGAGGCCAGCTGCTGTTGCCGGGGACTGCCGCCACCCCAAAGCTGCGCTCTCTCCATCCAGCCTTCACCTTTGCCCAGTTCATGATGGGCGAATCAAATATGCTGGCCGGATCTGCCTGTAAAGCGCTGGCTGGTGGTGAGAAAACCTTTGGCAACTGTCTTTTCATGAACAGCAGCACCGGTTTGGGCAAAAGCCACCTCACCCAGGCTGTGGTCCACCAGGTGCTGCAGACCGCCCCCTCCACCCGCCTGCACTATCTGACGGCTCAGCAATTTACTGCAGACATGGTCAAAAACATCCGGGCCAAGTCCATGGAGCTGTTTTCCAAAAAATATGTCAACAACTGCGACATGCTGCTGGTGGAAGACATCCACACGTTGACCGGCAAGGCAAAGACGCAGGAAGAACTCAACACCATTCTCGATTATCTCATCAAATCAGGCCGTCGGGTGATCCTGACCTCTGCTGTCCCGCCTAATAAACTGACAGACTTTGACGAGGATTTCCGCAGTCGTATAGCCTCAGGTCTGGTGACCGGCATCATGTCACCGGATTTTGAAACACGGGCACGGATTATTCGTCATAAGATGGGCCAACACGGCCTGTCCATCACGGACGATCAGGTTGGATTTATGGCAGAATACCTCAGAGGAGACGTGCGTCGCATTGAAAACGCCATCATCGGTATCAAGGCCCAGTGCTGCCTGCATGAGACAACACCTGACCTGGCGATGATCCGCGACGTGGTCTTTGGATTAACCGACGGTGCGGCGGAGGTAACAGCTGAAAGTATCCGTGATCTCATCGGCCGCCAGTTCCGGGTCAGTATCGATGAGCTGTGTTCGCGTTCCCGAAAACGAACCGTCACCTTCCCCCGGCAGATGGCCATGTATCTGACACGCAAATTCACCAACCAGTCTCTTGCTGATATCGGCAGTCTGTACAATCGTGACCATTCAACGGTTCTGCATGCCGTTAAAATCATCACCAGAGAGATGAGTCAGCAGTCAGCGGTTCGGCAACAGATCGAGATACTGACCGCCCAACTGAAACGATAAACCGCTGTTGCCGGCATGACCGGCAGCACGTGGCCGCATCAGAAGTAGATCTTTTTCACCTCAACAGACTGCTCTTCCCCGCTCTGTTCCACAAGTGCCGCTACGGCCTGGCGGGCCTCCCTGACCATGTCGTTGATCCCGACACCCCGCCACCCGAACCCGCAGCAGCGCATATCCGCATGCGTTGTGTGCACGGTCTGCCGCCAATGCAAAAGGCCCATGTAGCCATGCTCCAATTGCGGGATACCCGACGACGGCCGCAGCACCGCGCTGTACACCGGGAGTGACAACTCCATGAGTTGCCTGAGGTCGTGATACACCGCATCAACAAGGTCGGCATCACTTAAACGCAGCCGTTCCGGGTGGCGACGACCGCCCACCAGAGCTTCCACCAGTTGACAACCAGCAGGGGCCCGACCGGGAAACATGTGTGAGGAAAACAGCGCACCCAGAGTGAAACGCTGCTCCTGTTCCGGAGCCAGGTACCCAAAACCATGAGGGATCTGCGCCCTGGAATCAAAGCCGAGCAGTACGGAGAAAATCCTTGCTTCCGGAATGGCGGAGACAGGAGGCGGCATAACAGGCAACGCCGCGCCCAGTATCTGCAACGATGTATTGATCGGGAGTGCGAGCAGGAGTTTACGACAGCGCACCTCGCCCCGGTTGCTGTGAACCAACCAGCCGTCAGGTTGCCTGGTCAGCCCCTGGACAGTTGTGCCGTACTCGATTATGTCTGCCAGATTTGCAGCCAGACGTCGGGGTAGGGCAGCCATACCGTTGTTGAAGCTGATCATGGACGGCAGGCCCCTTTTTGTTCGCTTTTCCTTTCCCGCTGCCCGCATCTTTGCCAGCATGCCCCGGATAACCGAGCCATGCCGCTGCTCCATCTCCCGGACACCGGGCATGACCGCATCGATCCGCAACCGTTCAATATCACCGGCATAGGTCCCGGTAAAAACGGCATCAGCAAAAGGTACCAGTGCTGCCCCGAACCGGTGAGCCACCCAGTCTGCCACTGAAGGTTCCCCCTTAAGCGGCCTCTTCCACACATCTGCCAGCACCCGCAGCTTGGCGCTCCAGGGGATCAGCGGCTGGCGGACGATCGTCCATGGTTTTTGCGGGATGCACTGCAGCCGGCCGTTCAGGCACAGGTAGCGGACAAACTTTGCCAGAGACGCGGTAACAACCTCTTTTTCCAGTCCGCCCAAACGGATCAGTTCCCG
It includes:
- the hemG gene encoding protoporphyrinogen oxidase, with the translated sequence MKSIPYDLCIVGAGVSGLSAATFARALCPDLNVLVMEQADGPGGAIASYSDSGYLAEWGPHGFLDNCAESRELIRLGGLEKEVVTASLAKFVRYLCLNGRLQCIPQKPWTIVRQPLIPWSAKLRVLADVWKRPLKGEPSVADWVAHRFGAALVPFADAVFTGTYAGDIERLRIDAVMPGVREMEQRHGSVIRGMLAKMRAAGKEKRTKRGLPSMISFNNGMAALPRRLAANLADIIEYGTTVQGLTRQPDGWLVHSNRGEVRCRKLLLALPINTSLQILGAALPVMPPPVSAIPEARIFSVLLGFDSRAQIPHGFGYLAPEQEQRFTLGALFSSHMFPGRAPAGCQLVEALVGGRRHPERLRLSDADLVDAVYHDLRQLMELSLPVYSAVLRPSSGIPQLEHGYMGLLHWRQTVHTTHADMRCCGFGWRGVGINDMVREARQAVAALVEQSGEEQSVEVKKIYF
- the dnaA gene encoding chromosomal replication initiator protein DnaA, yielding MMWNTIKKSLHGLLSESELNLWISPIQCQPLEGDILTLTGPDRFFCAWVEDRYLEQIRRVAREVGQFSDVRLLVADPQTQHFENNKRGQLLLPGTAATPKLRSLHPAFTFAQFMMGESNMLAGSACKALAGGEKTFGNCLFMNSSTGLGKSHLTQAVVHQVLQTAPSTRLHYLTAQQFTADMVKNIRAKSMELFSKKYVNNCDMLLVEDIHTLTGKAKTQEELNTILDYLIKSGRRVILTSAVPPNKLTDFDEDFRSRIASGLVTGIMSPDFETRARIIRHKMGQHGLSITDDQVGFMAEYLRGDVRRIENAIIGIKAQCCLHETTPDLAMIRDVVFGLTDGAAEVTAESIRDLIGRQFRVSIDELCSRSRKRTVTFPRQMAMYLTRKFTNQSLADIGSLYNRDHSTVLHAVKIITREMSQQSAVRQQIEILTAQLKR
- a CDS encoding cob(I)yrinic acid a,c-diamide adenosyltransferase — encoded protein: MQGYVQIYTGDGKGKTTAALGLALRAAGAGLRVYIGQFIKNAAYSELNILTRLADLITVEQFGRGCMLVTTPEEADIEAARAGLATLKAVLRSKKYDLVVADEINVACALGLLGEQDLLDLIAERPESVELVLTGRGAPEAVMAQADLVTDMRAVKHYYDQGVQVRKGIEV